One Ricinus communis isolate WT05 ecotype wild-type chromosome 1, ASM1957865v1, whole genome shotgun sequence DNA window includes the following coding sequences:
- the LOC8266305 gene encoding 3-ketoacyl-CoA synthase 1, producing MDSIDMDKERLTAEMAFKDSSSAVIKIRQRLPDFLQSVKLKYVKLGYGYSCNPATILLFFIILPLSISTLVQITGLEPDLVYALWKKRSLHEIDAATRLAGSALLLVLLGAYWAMRSRAIYLVDFACYKPENERKMSMESFIQMTEEGGWFKDEIVQFQRKISMRSGLGDETYFPAGVTSKPPNLCMEEARKEAESVMFGALDSLFDKTGVKPRDIDILIVNCSLFNPTPSLSSMIVNHYKLRTDIKSYNLGGMGCSAGLISIDLANDLLKANPNSYAVVVSTENITLNWYFGEDKSMLLPNCLFRMGGAAVLLSNKARDKGLSKYQLVHTVRTHKGADDKHYRCVYQREDDKGTVGVSLARELMAVAGDALKTNITTLGPLVLPLSEQFMFFVTLVRRKLLKAKIKPYIPDFKLAFEHFCIHAGGRAVLDELQKNLQLSDWHMEPSRMTLHRFGNTSSSSLWYELSYTEAKGRVSRGDRVWQIAFGSGFKCNSAVWKALRAIPCGESRSNPWADSIDRYPVKVPVA from the coding sequence ATGGATAGTATAGATATGGATAAGGAAAGATTGACGGCTGAAATGGCTTTCAAAGATTCTTCCTCTGCCGTTATCAAAATCCGGCAGCGTTTGCCGGACTTTCTACAGTCCGTGAAGCTCAAGTACGTAAAATTAGGTTATGGGTATTCATGCAATCCTGCTACTATACTCTTGTTTTTCATAATCCTTCCGTTGTCCATTTCTACACTTGTTCAAATCACTGGTCTTGAACCAGACCTGGTGTACGCGTTGTGGAAGAAAAGATCCCTCCATGAGATCGACGCGGCCACTAGACTGGCCGGTTCTGCTTTGTTGCTAGTCCTTCTGGGAGCCTACTGGGCAATGCGGTCCAGAGCGATATATTTGGTCGACTTTGCTTGTTACAAACCAGAAAATGAACGCAAGATGTCGATGGAGTCGTTCATTCAAATGACAGAAGAAGGCGGGTGGTTTAAAGATGAGATAGTTCAATTCCAGCGAAAAATATCGATGCGGTCAGGATTAGGTGATGAGACGTATTTCCCAGCAGGAGTAACATCTAAACCACCGAATTTGTGCATGGAGGAAGCCAGGAAAGAAGCGGAGTCAGTCATGTTCGGAGCATTAGACTCACTTTTTGACAAAACAGGAGTTAAACCAAGAGATATTGATATTCTCATCGTCAACTGCAGCTTGtttaacccgactccttcactTTCCTCAATGATAGTCAACCATTACAAGCTTAGAACAGATATCAAAAGTTACAATCTCGGTGGAATGGGATGCAGTGCAGGACTTATATCTATTGACTTAGCTAACGATCTTCTCAAAGCAAATCCAAACTCTTATGCAGTTGTCGTGAGCACAGAAAACATAACTCTCAATTGGTATTTTGGTGAGGATAAGTCAATGTTGCTGCCTAATTGCTTATTCAGAATGGGCGGTGCTGCTGTTCTCCTTTCGAACAAGGCACGTGATAAAGGTCTGTCTAAGTACCAATTAGTCCACACAGTTCGCACCCACAAAGGAGCAGATGACAAACACTATCGATGTGTTTACCAAAGAGAGGATGATAAAGGTACCGTTGGAGTTTCATTAGCCCGTGAATTAATGGCAGTTGCTGGAGATGCATTAAAGACGAACATTACTACATTAGGTCCTTTGGTACTACCTTTAAGTGAGcaatttatgttttttgtCACTCTTGTTAGAAGAAAGCTCttgaaagcaaaaataaagcCTTATATTCCCGATTTCAAGCTTGCTTTTGAGCATTTCTGTATACATGCTGGTGGTAGAGCTGTTCTCGATGAGTTGCAAAAGAATTTGCAACTCAGTGACTGGCATATGGAACCATCAAGAATGACTTTGCATAGGTTTGGCAACACTTCAAGTAGCTCGCTTTGGTATGAATTGTCTTACACAGAAGCTAAAGGTAGGGTATCAAGAGGGGATAGAGTGTGGCAAATTGCATTCGGCTCAGGGTTCAAGTGCAATAGTGCAGTTTGGAAAGCGCTAAGGGCCATTCCTTGTGGGGAATCAAGGAGCAATCCATGGGCTGATTCCATTGACAGGTATCCGGTAAAGGTTCCTGTAGCTTGA